A single window of Oncorhynchus tshawytscha isolate Ot180627B unplaced genomic scaffold, Otsh_v2.0 Un_contig_821_pilon_pilon, whole genome shotgun sequence DNA harbors:
- the LOC112237151 gene encoding cystathionine beta-synthase has translation MPAVPSLKDSSILGPVCPHAARLRVTNGNGDANGSSKVQEGLLQLPTKGGVRDKLEVDVTGTIQAVGERKWIRPDLPSRCTWRLGGNHADSPHTHPQQTKAPKILTNILRRIGDTPLVRMNKIPKTFGLKCEVLAKCEYFNAGGSVKDRISLRMVEDAERAGHLKPGDTIIEPTSGNTGIGLALAAAVKGYRCIIVMPEKMSMEKVDVLRALGAEIVRTPTSARFDSPESHVGVAWRLKNEIPNSHILDQYRNPSNPLAHYDTTAEEILEQCDGKVDMLVAGAGTGGTITGIARKLKERCPNIQIIGVDPEGSILAEPEELNKTDKTQYEVEGIGYDFIPTVLDRSVVDSWYKSNDEESFNMSRMLVRDEGLLCGGSSGTAMAAAVRVAKDLKEGQRCVVILPDSIRNYMTKFLSDKWMFQKGFLKESDIMVNKPWWWNLKLQGLNLSAPLTVLPTVSCQKTIKILKENGFDQAPVVDEAGLVLGMVTLGNMLASVLAGKIKPSDPVNKVIYTQFKQIRLTDNLGKLSRILETDHFALVVHEQIQYLTDGSPSLKQMVFGVVTAIDLLNFVTAREKRERSFSECSDL, from the exons ATGCCTGCGGTCCCCTCCCTTAAAGACAGCAGCATCCTGGGCCCTGTGTGCCCGCACGCTGCCAGGCTACGCGTCACCAACGGCAATGGGGACGCCAACGGATCCTCCAAGGTCCAGGAAGGGCTGTTACAACTCCCAACCAAGGGGGGCGTCAGAGACAAGCTAGAGGTCGACGTGACTGGAACCATCCAGGCGGTGGGGGAGAGGAAGTGGATCCGTCCCGACCTTCCCAGCCGGTGCACCTGGAGACTGGGGGGCAACCACGCCGACTCCCCCCACACCCATCCTCAACA GACCAAAGCTCCTAAAATCCTCACCAACATCCTCCGGAGGATCGGTGACACCCCGCTGGTGCGCATGAACAAGATCCCCAAGACCTTCGGCCTCAAGTGTGAAGTCT TGGCCAAGTGTGAGTACTTCAACGCGGGCGGCAGTGTGAAGGATAGGATCAGTCTGCGTATGGTGGAGGATGCAGAGAGGGCTGGACATCTGAAACCAGGAGACACCATCATAGAACCCACCTCAGGCAATACAG gtatCGGTCTGGCTCTGGCTGCAGCTGTGAAGGGTTACCGCTGTATCATTGTCATGCCTGAGAAGATGAGCATGGAGAAG GTGGATGTTTTGAGAGCCCTGGGCGCAGAGATCGTCCGTACTCCCACCAGCGCTCGTTTCGATTCGCCAGAGTCTCACGTGGGCGTGGCTTGGCGTCTGAAGAACGAGATCCCCAACTCTCACATCCTGGACCAGTACCGTAACCCTAGTAACCCCCTGGCCCACTATGACACCACAGCGGAGGAGATACTGGAGCAGTGTGATG GGAAAGTGGACATGCTGGTGGCAGGCGCTGGCACAGGCGGCACCATCACTGGTATTGCCCGCAAACTGAAGGAGAGGTGCCCAAACATCCAG aTCATCGGTGTGGACCCTGAAGGCTCCATCCTGGCTGAACCAGAGGAGCTGAACAAGACAGACAAGACCCAGTACGAGGTGGAGGGCATCGGATACGACTTCATCCCCACTGTACTGGACCGATCA GTGGTGGATAGCTGGTACAAGTCCAACGATGAGGAGTCCTTCAACATGTCCCGTATGCTGGTCAGAGACGAGGGCTTGCTTTGTG GTGGCAGCTCGGGCACGGCCATGGCAGCAGCGGTGAGGGTGGCCAAGGACCTGAAGGAGGGCCAGCGGTGTGTGGTCATCCTGCCAGACTCCATCCGCAACTACAT GACCAAGTTCCTGAGTGACAAGTGGATGTTCCAGAAAGGCTTCCTGAAGGAGTCAGACATCATGGTAAACAAGCCCTG gtGGTGGAACCTGAAGCTGCAGGGGTTGAACCTCTCTGCCCCTCTGACCGTCCTGCCCACGGTCAGCTGTCAGAAGACCATCAAGATCCTGAAGGAGAACGGCTTTGACCAGGCCCCTGTAGTGGACGAGGCTGG gctggtcCTAGGAATGGTTACTTTGGGGAACATGCTGGCCTCTGTGCTGGCTGGGAAGATCAAACCCTCAGACCCAGTCAACAAGGTGATCTACACCCAGTTCAAACag ATCCGTCTGACTGATAACCTGGGGAAGCTCTCTCGTATCCTGGAGACGGACCACTTTGCCCTGGTGGTACACGAACAGATCCAAT